The Pyricularia oryzae 70-15 chromosome 5, whole genome shotgun sequence genome includes a region encoding these proteins:
- a CDS encoding chromodomain helicase DNA binding protein 1, which produces MAGLEDPEASPGLFDSESEFEGFGSLQPSPTHIKQKSPHAPITSNDIGAVDTETTAGELLQALQADVVMEDAPLPSDQPNSGGLMQENVDHAQKGRDEDDDGDEDGDDYTHEQSGSEDQSEVGRRIGENSSRSSSSIVGKANSSGYCDSLGTSTSGNHERLQILIPSFTGFKDGEYHVAPPSQYVKAVNKDLGVGLFKIEYDDGRTENVSYQELCSLENGRVALNRFRDPDNMDETYPHRSSKRRKVRHDSDYDSATYQINEPADDDDLDIGYHDDEDEDEDEDNDDDDDDDDVVFKRHPSQKRRSSNRISSRISTRNTTRRTKVTVRSSASVAPSGSKRSLRTKTQEATRRSQAQDDQDSEADELAKSDSDYPIIVSDVLPVKPKKQRGRPSRHSFREASIEFETRRSGRTNKTTKSMDVRGLGDDDDESFYVEDKHAGAPKVISIKEVFKPVQDEKFNAVHSTMCDTCGQVGHNAQKGILIHCQGCSFAYHKTCIGYRAGREHRATKIGPGDFVLQCRFCIGFYRKRDGAPRHDKCQGCNEEGKACKEFSPKLTGRAEEKIRIANNGEDPVTPVPANLINNAEVVLFRCAKCKRAYHYEHLPRVDKREDPDDTEAIRANRLAEYTIDHKCRDCLDITDKIEALVAWRPADMERHKDQPFSALSDDVKEYLVKWATKSHAHCTWLPGAWVYGVVNGTMRASFAKRNDGDAPPPAADTDAAIPEEWLMPDIILAVRYQNGSDSTYSKQDALAKISKVKQVRVKFQGLPYSDTVWDAPPSKDKPRLWNAFKEAYCEWVAGKYFEDVGNSTMLARMKQWRALDPYPSIQKQPEGLASGCKLMGYQVEGVDWLVWNYYKLRSCVLADEMGLGKTIQICAFMAALALNEPKCWPFLVVVPNSTCPNWRREIKQWVPDLRVVCYHGGKVPQDLALRNELFPDGRDNMKAHVVVMSYDSASDMSTRTYFKNVHWKALVVDEGQRLKNDQNILYVALRAMKIPFRILLTGTPLQNNKRELFNLVQFIDSSKNAAKLDERFAELTKENIPQLHDEIKPYFLRRTKAEVLKFLPPMGQVIVPVTMSFVQEKLCKSIMTKSPQLIQAIFAKNKMGVKERGSLNNILMQLRKCLCHPFVYSRDVEDTTLDPETMQRNLIEASPKLVLLSRMLPKLKEKGHRVLIFSQFLDQLDIIEDFLAGLGFLYQRLDGTMSSLEKQKRIDEFNAPSSELFAFLLSTRAGGVGINLATADTVIIMDPDFNPHQDLQALSRAHRIGQMNKVLCFQLMTKGSVEEKIMQIGRKKMALDHVLIEAMDDEEAAPDDLESILKHGAEQLFNDDNEKEVIKYDDTSIEKLLDRSHLVNPELNDSEKPDREFTLARVWRNDKGTLADDLEVAETGTDVMDSTAWHEIIRERELLAQREAEKNAQVYGRGGRRRQNVTYAANENEGQKSESEKDEDFVANEEESAADSDESSDEELDRNGNPVLKEISNPAVQQLPPNPGRISTTAVPIPDYISGNYSRALQPQGRAGTPGIQIKLSNRPVQQPLPSLRQPPIYPQPPGGLNGTAGPTAVRQQPAVESGLRRFCDNCCLPHPPQARCPIDTTSELSLRLTIDALRTATNDDRVHIRNALQEKLRHLRAVQAAKAAQAANNLGGRKA; this is translated from the exons ATGGCCGGCCTTGAAGACCCCGAGGCGTCCCCAGGCCTGTTCGATTCCGAgtctgaattcgagggctttGGGTCATTACAGCCCAGTCCGACACATATTAAACAAAAGTCTCCACATGCGCCTATTACTAGCAATGACATTGGAGCTGTCGACACCGAAACCACAGCCGGCGAGCTTCTCCAAGCGTTGCAGGCCGATGTTGTGATGGAAGATGCGCCCCTCCCGAGTGACCAACCGAACTCGGGCGGCTTGATGCAGGAGAATGTCGACCATGCCCAAAAAGGTCgcgacgaagacgacgatgGCGACGAGGATGGTGATGATTACACCCACGAGCAGAGCGGCAGCGAGGACCAGTCAGAGGTTGGCCGGCGCATTGGCGAGAATAGCAGTAGAAGTAGCAGCAGTATTGTTGGCAAGGCCAACAGCAGTGGCTATTGCGACAGTCTGGGTACAAGCACAAGCGGGAACCATGAACGGCTTCAGATTCTGATCCCTTCATTCACGGGGTTCAAGGACGGAGAGTATCATGTGGCACCGCCGAGCCAGTACGTGAAAGCTGTAAACAAGGATCTGGGTGTTGGGTTATTCAAAATTGAGTATGATGATGGCCGAACAGAAAAT GTGTCTTATCAAGAACTTTGCAGTCTTGAGAACGGTCGCGTGGCATTGAATCGTTTTCGCGATCCAGACAATATGGACGAGACCTACCCGCACCGCAGTTCCAAACGGCGGAAAGTCAGGCATGACTCAGATTACGACAGTGCCACGTATCAGATCAATGAGCCCGCAGACGACGATGATCTGGACATCGGCTATCatgatgatgaggatgaagatgaagatgaggacaacgatgatgacgatgacgacgatgacgttGTTTTCAAGCGCCATCCAAGTCAGAAACGCCGTTCTTCGAATAGGATCTCATCCAGAATCTCTACGCGCAATACCACAAGGCGCACCAAGGTCACTGTTCGGTCATCGGCCTCAGTTGCGCCTTCTGGTTCTAAGCGCAGCCTAAGAACCAAAACCCAAGAAGCCACCCGACGGAGTCAAGCACAAGATGACCAAGATTCCGAGGCAGACGAACTTGCAAAAAGCGACAGCGACTACCCTATCATTGTTTCAGATGTCCTACCTGTCAAGCCGAAAAAGCAAAGGGGACGACCGTCTCGCCACAGCTTCCGTGAGGCCTCCATCGAGTTCGAAACTAGACGGTCAGGTCGGACCAACAAGACGACGAAGTCAATGGATGTGAGGGGCTTgggtgacgacgacgacgaatcTTTCTACGTCGAAGACAAGCATGCGGGTGCGCCCAAGGTAATCAGTATCAAGGAAGTCTTTAAACCAGTTCAAGACGAGAAGTTCAACGCGGTGCACTCAACCATGTGCGACACGTGTGGACAGGTCGGCCATAACGCTCAAAAAGGAATCCTGATACATTGTCAAGGATGCTCCTTTGCCTACCATAAAACATGTATCGGCTATCGGGCTGGCAGAGAGCATCGTGCCACCAAAATCGGCCCAGGCGATTTTGTACTGCAATGTCGCTTTTGCATTGGGTTTTATCGGAAAAGAGATGGCGCCCCCCGGCATGACAAATGTCAGGGCTGCAACGAAGAAGGGAAAGCTTGTAAAGAATTCTCGCCCAAGCTCACGGGCAGAGCAGAAGAAAAGATCCGCATTGCCAACAACGGGGAGGATCCTGTCACGCCGGTTCCGGCTAACCTCATCAACAACGCAGAAGTGGTTCTGTTCCGCTGTGCTAAGTGCAAACGGGCGTATCACTACGAGCATCTGCCTCGAGTGGACAAGCGTGAGGACCCAGACGATACAGAGGCCATCCGTGCCAACCGCCTTGCGGAATACACTATCGACCATAAATGCAGAGATTGTCTCGATATCACCGACAAAATTGAAGCtttggtggcgtggcggcctGCTGACATGGAGCGTCATAAAGATCAACCTTTTAGCGCTCTAAGCGACGACGTCAAGGAGTATTTGGTGAAATGGGCGACCAAATCCCATGCCCATTGCACATGGCTACCAGGGGCCTGGGTGTATGGTGTGGTTAACGGTACCATGCGAGCATCGTTTGCCAAGCGGAATGATGGCGACGCGCCTCCTCCTGCGGCCGACACAGACGCTGCTATCCCCGAAGAATGGTTGATGCCAGACATCATCTTGGCTGTCAGGTACCAAAACGGCTCTGACAGCACCTACTCGAAACAAGATGCTTTGGCCAAGATCTCCAAGGTTAAGCAGGTACGGGTCAAGTTCCAAGGCCTGCCATACAGCGATACTGTTTGGGACGCTCCACCGTCCAAGGATAAGCCCAGATTGTGGAACGCCTTCAAAGAAGCGTATTGCGAATGGGTAGCTGGCAAATACTTTGAGGATGTCGGCAACAGCACAATGCTTGCGCGCATGAAGCAGTGGCGCGCCCTTGATCCCTACCCATCGATCCAAAAGCAGCCTGAGGGTTTAGCTTCCGGCTGCAAGCTGATGGGCTACCAAGTTGAAGGCGTCGACTGGCTAGTATGGAACTATTACAAGCTGAGGAGCTGTGTGCTCGCTGACGAGATGGGTCTCGGCAAAACTATCCAGATCTGTGCTTTCATGGCGGCGCTTGCGCTGAATGAGCCCAAATGCTGGCCGTTCCTTGTTGTCGTTCCCAACTCGACATGCCCCAACTGGCGACGAGAGATCAAGCAGTGGGTACCGGACTTGCGAGTAGTCTGCTACCATGGAGGAAAAGTGCCCCAGGACCTTGCGCTTAGGAACGAGTTGTTTCCAGATGGGAGGGACAACATGAAGGCTCATGTGGTCGTCATGTCTTACGATTCTGCTTCCGACATGTCAACTCGCACTTACTTCAAAAATGTgcattggaaagccctggtGGTCGACGAGGGTCAACGACTGAAGAACGACCAAAACATACTTTACGTTGCGTTGAGGGCCATGAAAATCCCCTTCCGTATACTCCTTACGGGAACGCCACttcaaaacaacaaaaggGAACTGTTTAATTTGGTTCAGTTCATCGACAGCAGCAAGAACGCAGCCAAGCTGGATGAGAGGTTTGCAGAGCTTACTAAAGAAAACATCCCTCAACTGCATGATGAAATCAAGCCGTACTTTTTGCGGCGCACCAAAGCTGAAGTACTCAAGTTCCTGCCGCCTATGGGACAGGTGATCGTTCCGGTGACCATGTCATTTGTTCAGGAAAAGCTCTGCAAGTCTATAATGACCAAAAGTCCACAATTGATCCAGGCTATTTTCGCAAAGAACAAGATGGGCGTCAAGGAGCGAGGCTCTCTCAACAACATCCTGATGCAGCTGCGCAAATGTCTTTGTCATCCTTTTGTTTACAGTCGTGACGTCGAAGATACAACTCTCGACCCTGAGACGATGCAGCGCAATCTAATCGAGGCGTCTCCAAAGCTTGTTCTCCTCAGTCGAATGCTTCCCAAGCTTAAGGAAAAGGGCCACCGTGTCTTGATTTTCAGCCAATTCCTTGATCAGCTGGATATCATTGAGGACTTTCTCGCCGGTCTAGGTTTCCTGTACCAACGTCTCGACGGAACTATGAGCAGCTTAGAGAAACAGAAGCGGATCGACGAGTTCAACGCTCCCAGCTCTGAGCTCTTCGCGTTCCTGCTGTCTACTCGTGCTGGCGGAGTTGGTATCAACTTGGCTACGGCTGATACCGTCATCATTATGGACCCGGATTTCAATCCCCATCAGGACTTGCAGGCGCTATCGCGCGCCCATCGAATCGGCCAAATGAACAAGGTCCTCTGCTTTCAGCTTATGACAAAGGGTTCAGTCGAGGAGAAGATTATGCAAATCGGACGCAAAAAGATGGCGCTGGATCACGTACTGATCGAGGCcatggacgacgaggaggcagCGCCCGACGATTTGGAGTCGATCTTGAAGCATGGAGCTGAGCAATTGTTCAACGATGATAATGAAAAAGAAGTTATCAAGTACGATGACACCTCGATCGAAAAGCTACTGGACCGTTCCCACCTTGTCAACCCCGAGCTCAATGATAGTGAGAAGCCAGACCGCGAGTTCACATTGGCTCGCGTATGGCGGAACGACAAAGGGACTTTGGCAGACGACCTCGAGGTTGCTGAAACCGGCACTGATGTTATGGACTCAACCGCGTGGCATGAGATTATACGAGAGCGTGAGCTGTTGGCCCAACGCGAGGCTGAAAAGAACGCCCAGGTGTACGGTCGTGGCGGCCGCCGACGTCAG AATGTGACGTATGCGGCCAACGAGAACGAAGGCCAAAAAAGCGAATCTGAAAAGGATGAGGATTTCGTTGCCAATGAAGAGGAATCGGCTGCCGACAGCGATGAGAGCAGTGATGAGGAGCTCGATAGGAACGGAAACCCCGTTCTCAAAG AAATCTCCAATCCAGCAGTCCAACAGCTCCCTCCAAACCCCGGACGCATCTCCACCACGGCCGTTCCCATACCTGACTACATCTCCGGAAACTACAGCCGTGCTCTCCAGCCTCAAGGAAGAGCCGGCACCCCCGGAATACAAATCAAACTCTCAAACCGACCTGTCCAACAGCCATTACCCTCCCTCCGACAGCCACCAATCTACCCTCAACCCCCAGGAGGGCTCAATGGGACCGCCGGGCCAACAGCAGTAAGACAGCAGCCAGCTGTCGAGTCGGGGCTGAGAAGGTTCTGTGATAACTGCTGTCTGCCTCATCCCCCGCAAGCACGGTGCCCTATCGATACGACATCCGAGTTGTCACTCAGACTCACCATTGACGCTTTACGTACTGCGACTAACGATGACAGGGTGCATATAAGGAATGCACTGCAGGAGAAGCTTAGGCATCTCAGGGCtgtccaggccgccaaggccgcacAAGCTGCTAATAACCTGGGAGGTCGGAAGGCATAA